In Pseudanabaena yagii GIHE-NHR1, the following proteins share a genomic window:
- a CDS encoding esterase-like activity of phytase family protein: protein MTVFSIAHLPAIAASDRTFLNVSLDFINEYKLPKQKFENTPVGGLSGLTYDRFENTFYAISDDRSEFAPARFYALKLKFSSEPEHPNLENVEVIGVDLLKDKTGNTYPKGEVDPEGIALTGDRTVLISSEGVTSKGIPPFIDEFDLLTGKWLRSLPIPQRYLFEPKKESNSNQNQISKSEPQGVRDNLGFESLTVIRDSIGDPYRVFTITENALAQDTQSDASQPSESRFLHYLVGNIAPLIVAEHRYPVEAMTPPVTQIGVNDLVALDRGGHFLTLERSNGTAGLSAKIWQIATGSADDTSSIKSFRSSPNVRSIRKSLVLDLATLGIKLDNLEGMAIGPRLADGSQSLILVSDDNFSDHQFTQFLVFRLNRNSSIVR, encoded by the coding sequence TTGACAGTCTTTAGCATTGCTCATTTACCAGCTATAGCAGCAAGCGATCGCACCTTTCTGAATGTATCGCTAGACTTCATTAATGAGTATAAATTACCAAAACAAAAGTTTGAGAATACTCCCGTCGGTGGGCTATCAGGACTCACTTATGATCGCTTTGAAAATACTTTCTACGCTATTTCTGACGATCGCAGTGAATTTGCTCCCGCAAGATTTTATGCTCTCAAGTTGAAATTCAGTTCTGAACCAGAGCATCCTAATCTGGAAAATGTGGAAGTAATCGGTGTGGACTTGCTCAAAGATAAAACAGGCAATACCTATCCCAAGGGCGAAGTTGATCCTGAAGGAATTGCCTTAACAGGCGATCGCACGGTGTTAATTTCCAGTGAAGGTGTAACTAGCAAAGGCATTCCGCCATTTATTGATGAGTTCGATCTCTTGACAGGGAAATGGCTACGCAGTTTACCAATTCCGCAGCGCTATTTGTTCGAGCCAAAAAAGGAATCAAATTCCAACCAAAATCAGATTTCTAAATCGGAGCCACAGGGAGTAAGAGATAATCTTGGCTTTGAATCCCTCACAGTAATTCGCGACTCAATCGGCGATCCCTATCGCGTTTTTACAATTACCGAAAATGCTCTAGCTCAGGATACTCAATCCGATGCAAGCCAACCATCGGAAAGTCGATTTTTGCATTATCTAGTTGGCAATATTGCACCGCTAATTGTTGCCGAGCATCGTTATCCTGTCGAAGCGATGACTCCACCTGTTACCCAAATCGGCGTAAATGATCTGGTCGCACTCGATCGCGGTGGACATTTCCTCACCCTTGAGCGCTCTAATGGCACAGCAGGACTGAGTGCGAAAATCTGGCAAATTGCTACGGGCAGTGCTGATGACACCTCATCAATTAAAAGCTTTCGCTCTAGTCCCAACGTGCGATCGATTCGTAAAAGTCTAGTTCTAGATTTGGCAACCCTTGGCATTAAATTAGACAATTTAGAAGGAATGGCGATCGGTCCCCGTTTAGCCGATGGTTCACAAAGTCTTATTCTGGTAAGTGATGATAATTTTAGCGATCACCAATTCACTCAATTTCTAGTATTTCGACTTAATCGTAATTCCAGTATCGTCCGCTAA